A window of Myxococcus fulvus genomic DNA:
TGTTTGAGCAGGAGGTGGAGCGTCAGGCTCTTGCCCAGGTCCGCACGCAGCTTCGGGAGGTATCTCGAGAGGGGCGCCTGGAGGTCCAGGGTGCCGTCCTCCACCAGCTGCATCACCGTCACGGCGGTGAAGGACTTGGTGAGCGACCCGATGAGGAACTGGGAGTCCACCTGATTGGGGCGCTTGCCCTTCTCGTCCGACAGGCCGTACGCGGCACGATGAAGCACCTTCCCGTCCTTCGCGACGAGCACCGCGCCGCGAAAGCCCTCCTTGTCGACATAGGTCCGGAGGTGGGCATCGAGCTTCGCGGCGACGGAGTCCTGTGGCGCGGCTCCGAGGCAGAAGGAGGTGAGGGCCAGGAGGGAGAGGAGGGCCATGTCGTGTCCGCCTTCCTAGTTGTTGGACCAGATGACGGAGGCGATCTTCCAGCCCGAGTCCGTGTTCACCAGGTGCCAGCTCTCCTGGCCTCGATTGATGACGCGGTCGTCGAGGTGGAAGGTGAATTCGAACGAGACCGAGGCGATGGTGCCGTCCGTGTCGATACGGACGTTGGTGAACTTCTCCTCGCTCCGCTCCTTGTCCGCCACGATTCCCTCGATGAACCGCGCCGGGGTCTCGCGTGCCGTCAGATTGATGCGGGTCGCCTGGGGGTTCTTCTGCCGACGGCGCTTCATGAGCTCATCGCCATCGACGGACTGCCAGGTGACGTCCTCGCGCAGGAACAAGCCGAGGAACTTCTTCTTGTCCTTCTCGATGATGGCTTCGCGGAAGTCGTCGACCACGGCGGTGATCTGCTGACGGGCGGCGGTGGTGTCCTTGGCCGTTGTTTGCGCGAAGGCGGGCAGGGACACGAGACAGGAGAGCAGCAGGAGAGA
This region includes:
- a CDS encoding nuclear transport factor 2 family protein, encoding MKLSLLLLSCLVSLPAFAQTTAKDTTAARQQITAVVDDFREAIIEKDKKKFLGLFLREDVTWQSVDGDELMKRRRQKNPQATRINLTARETPARFIEGIVADKERSEEKFTNVRIDTDGTIASVSFEFTFHLDDRVINRGQESWHLVNTDSGWKIASVIWSNN